A stretch of DNA from Juglans microcarpa x Juglans regia isolate MS1-56 chromosome 5D, Jm3101_v1.0, whole genome shotgun sequence:
TGAATCTGTGCCCAACCCAAAAGGGTGATTAAACAGATTTTGACAAATCTATGGACGACCAATGACTCTAAACATTAAGGATAATGCAACCCAAACAAGTTGGAATTTCAAAATGTATATAGTTTAATAACTTGATACATCGATTTTATATGAGATTGCTGAATGATTAATTTATGCTTGTTCACATGTAATTAACAGATTGCATGATgcttattataaagttaaattggAAAATGtgtatgtttctttttctttcccttttcttttgggGCTGGGAGGGGGTTGGGTCTTCAGTTTTCTTAAGACCATGAACAATGGCTTTcagattgtatttttttatttatttctttatgaaaatgagagttattataactttttgCGTTTCATCTAATACTTGTGTTGTTTGCAATCTTTCcggttgtattttttttttaaactttttttatgaGGATGGAAATTATTATAAACTTTTGGGTTTCATCTAATACATGCATTGTTTACAGCCAAATCTTAAACTTCTACAATAAGTTATTTGTATAGCTTTTTCGACTGCTTTTTGGATTTCTAGAAGTAAAATTAACTCATATGTTCATCTCTAAAATGGTTTAATGAACATACATGTAAGGCAATTATTGACAGTTGCCAAATATTGACAGTTGCCATATTTTCTCCATCTCCAGAAAATCAGTCACCTTAATTCTAGGAATCTGtctaatttgtataattagtcTACTTGCCTTTGCTACATGTTTCCATACTTAGTTTGATCCTTGTAATTAGTtccataatttttgtaattagaaAATCATTCCCTTACATACAAAGTTTCCATACAAAGTTAGTCTTCTgtggttatatatatgtaacgttcctcattataaaaatcaagttatgtgaatgaaagtttgaatatttctcaattttaacaCGGTATCAGTCTAACCGATCCCTACCCCCAGCCAATATGGCCAACTTCTTACTTGCCTTGCTCGCGTCGTcatcctccaccacctccttGAATCCTTCAGCCCACTTTGTCGGTAACACACTTTCTCCTTCCTCCTCTAGTTTTTCCTTCGATCAGCACCACCACTGGGTGTTAGACAGCAGCGCAAGCCACCATATGTGCCACCGGCGTGATGCCTTCGTTGACCTAAGAAGTATTGTCTCCAAGCACAACGTACAACTCCCTAATGGCCAAGTTGTTCCCGTCGAAGGGATGGGAACCTgtgttctctctccctctctcatatTACATAATGTCTATTTCTAATTTCTCTTTTAACCTTTTGTCAATTTCCCAAATTACCCTTCATAACTCTTGTGTCATTTTATTCTCATctaacacttgtttatttaCAATTGATGAGGCCGATTGGAGCGGGTGATCTTTGCAATGGGCTCTATGTGTACCAGCCTGAATCTTCTCTCGCTTTAGCTATCCAATCTACTGTCAATAAGAACTTATGGCATCAACTTCTAGGTTATCATTCCCATTTTATTATTCACAGTCTTTTTAATTCTCCATGCATTCTCTCTGATTGTGATGTTTGTTCTCAATCTAAGCACACCCAATTACTTTTTTCTATTAATGCAAATAAAAATGTTTCTCATTTTAATCGcatttttttgtgatatttggggtggCTAATCATAATTCTTCTCTGAGTGGGGCTCAATATTTCCTCgccattgttgatgatttttcacgcTACTTGGATCTACCTGATGCGTTTTAATTCTAAAACTTTTACtaatttaatgcatttttttgctCTTGTCCAAAATCAATTTAATACTACTGTTAAAATTATTCGTACTGATAATGGACAAGAATTTATTTCTCATCAATTTTAAACTTATCTTCAAAATTATGGCATCATTCATGAACGTACATGTATtgaaactccacaacaaaatggcgtTGCAGAATGTAAACATGGGCACCTTTTAAATGTCGCCTATAGTCTTTGTTTCCAAGCACATCTCCCTTTAAAATTTTGGGGAGATTGTGTCCTCACTGCTGCATATCTCATTAATCGTACCCCCAGTCGCATTCTCCATAATAAGTCAccttttgaaattcttttcaataaaacatccaGATATGATAATCTTCGCGTATTCGGATGTCTTTGCTATGCACAAACCCTTAGTGCTCACCGCGACAAATTTTCCCCCCATGCTACTAAATGTGTTTTTCTTGACCATCCCAGCACTCATAAAACTTACAAACTCTATAATCTCGACACTCATTCCATTTTTTATTCTCGTGATGTCACCTTCCATGAACACCACTTCTCTTTCCAACATATTCCTGCTTCTAGGAATCTGtctaatttgtataattagttTACTTATCTTTGATACATGTTTCCGTACTTAGTCTAATCCTTATAATTAGTtccataatttttgtaattagaaAATCATTCCCTTACATACAAAGTTTCCATACAAAGTTAGTCTTCTgtggttatatatatgtaacgttcctcattataaaaatcaattatgtgaatgaaagtttgaatatttctcaattttaacaGCAATCAAGCTTAACTGCTGCGATTGCGATGTTGTTAGACTTGGTGGAAGAACTGTATTTGTTCTTGGCCACATATCTTGATGTACCAAGAATTCTACTCGAATCCTTAATGCCTTCATAGTGGTTGCATTTATTCCTATTTATATCAAGTTGCCTTatatcttttgtatttttgttttcatcagATAGTTTTGTGtggtgaaattaaaaaatgagttatGTTAGCTGCCTGATAGAGCGAAAAAAGACTCGATGCTACTTTATCACATAAAAGTTTGGGAATGACAATGTATGTTCTTACTTAAAGGAGTGAGAATCGTAGGGTATGTTATCAGTGTTGCAACatcctttattttttgggaaaagcCTTCTTGGTTTTTTTCGGTCCTCTTTTGGACctcattttggatttttttctcGATCAATAATACAAAGGCCTTCCTTCTCTTTATGGGGGCTTTTGTGTTGGGGCAGGATCATGTGCGCTCTTTAAGGTTCCTCTTCTTCTATGGGATTCTGCTTCTTGTTGAGTTGGAAGGTTCCGCTCAACCACGCCGAGTTCTTATGTAAGTCGACTAGACGTTTTGTTTTGTCATGTCGACACTGAAAAACTTATCACAGGaagttttaatttctattatatcAACTCATAGGCTTATATAGTATACTTACAGCCCGACCCTTACATCTATCTGCCTTCGTTGTTTTACATGTGTGCATGCACTTGTATGCTTTCGGTTTCCATGGGGgttctattttaaaaagatagtTTAAATTCTTCTCATTCTGCCATGTACATGCGCGTTTGTTTCTGTGTTCATCGAGTATATACGTGGAGGAGAAGTTGTGTTATTTACCATAAATGCAGGAACTCCGGAAGCTGGAATGAACTGCCAGCAATGCTTAAGAGCCGCAAGAGAAATTGTGatgttgttttagttttttttgttttgtttttgcttttccatatttcttttgagaaatgctagtcacaaagtgattatataaaagtaatctcacaaagtGATATAGTTTGATGTGGTTTGTTAGATTGtagaattacttttattgtaaagcagATTCGACGGATTAcatgaaatcacgtcagtttgtgagattacttttatgtaatcactttgtgaCTGTAGCACTACTCATTTCTTTTTGTATGTGAATTTGCATTAGCTTGGAATCGTTTAGGAAAAAAAGGCCATTTGTTCGTCAGCTTATTGTGTTGACTCATTGAATTTGGGCTGCAAGAGTTTTGTTGATTATGAGGTACCTTGCAACCTAATCTGTTTCTGTCATGCCTCAGAATATCGAGGGGCTTACTCCAATAGAATCTTAAGAACTATGTATTTGGTAGATGATCCTGGGAATCGGAACCTTGTTGTTTGGTAAACTAACATGTGTTTAGAGCAAGAAAAAGCGATGTGTATACTGTCTATTGCTTTGTAAATAACAACTATTGACTGACATGATAATCCGGCTGACTGGATATAGGCACTGGTTATGCTTGTTATGCTACAGAAGTTGTGTTGTTGCTGATGCCGATCAAGGCCCACAGCCCCTTACCTTCAGCATTTAATTGGAATCACTTTTAAAGACCACCGGCCATTTAAAAACTACCAATATTCATGCATTTATGCACGTGTTACATTACGAAAACAGAAACTTTATCCAGTGttcttctatatattaatttgaaagagtaattctactcatAGGTCCCTTAAGTCTCCAACACCACACATCAGctaagttggattttttttttttttttttatcaaaacgaTTCGTTTTGGAAGACTACTCCCACGTTTTCGACCTTCTCTCCCAAATCTTCCATTCGGATTCGCCCTTCCGCCGTTTTCTTACAAACACCAACTGAACATTGTAGTGGATGGCGTGGCTGAACAGAGTGTAGCTAAAAGAGAAGATGAGCATCTTGCAAATGTCCATTGGGGATATAAAACTCCAgcaaaatcaactttttttacAGAATTCATATCATACAGTAGTCAAGTGTGATttgtacaagaaaaataattacactcatcttcaaaaattttacaccCTAATTATCAAATGATCTAAGgtccaaaaatatcatccacCCTAGAGATCTAAATCAGCTAATCAAATTCCCCAGATTAACTGTCCATCCGTCACCGAACTCTGCAACTTTGTTCATTCAAATCATCCAATGCCAGGGTTTTCTTCCCCCATCACCTCAAGTTCCTCCACTTTGTATAccctcagaaaaaaaaaaaaatacaagtcattaaaaaatctacacaacctgAAATGATTCACTGTCGTGCCGTTTGAGATGATTTGGAGCTTCGGAGGGGACTCGAAAGACTCGTGGGTTTCTGCATGGTGTTTAGGGTTTCTGTGCTAAGGAGAAGACGAAGGTCGTGAGTTTGGATTTTGCGCTAAAGGAGAACACGAAGAGCGTGGATTTGGGTTTaggtttgggtttgggtttggtttcTGCGCTAAAGGAGAAGACGAAGCTTCGTCATGGGTTTGGTTTGAAAAGAGAAGACAATGGAGAATACGAAGGACGtgggtttgggtttggtttggtttctgCGCTaaaggagaagacgaagggCGTGGTTTGGATTTGGTTTCTGCGCTAAGGAAAAGGGCGTGGGTGGGTTTGGTTTCGAGCCGTTTCGTTACAAAACCGTGACATGGCGGTCAAATCGGGTTCGCCATGTcatggtgtgtggtgttggtGAAAGAACCAGACTAAGTATAGACTTTctcaatttgaaaatatatagttacaaaaaatattcttaaaaaatctatttgatttgatattttcaaaataaataataaaatgttttaaattgatGGGAATATAATTCCTACAAAATTAACTCATTATTTgaaaatccccccccccccttccaaAAAAAGggataatattttatgtataattaaTGACAAGGTTAAGATTCATGCTGCCATCATTCCTAATTTTGTAGATGTATGTTAGTAAGTAGAAAGAAACCCACCCTCCGCaagaagggggaaaaaaagatAAGGAAATCAGAAGGTGAAGCAATGAAATAATTGAGGACATTAAAAAGGTGATGAAAGTTCACCAACACTAAataaagagttttgttatgtacaagtaAATTTGCGTATCAATCTgtgtactaatattattatattcatattttaaatttaaattagtactgttttcaataaaatttattttttgatcaatTATATTGAATAGATGCGCGTATTAGTGCGCAAAATCGCTTACCATTagatttttttctaaacaaaagGTGCCCCCAACCAATGAGATGCCCGGAGAGTCAGAGAGAGCACAGCTTGCTTGAAGGAAGAAGGCCTTCTCGTTGTCGGCCGTCATAAAAACCTTTTCATTCATGTCAATCCCATTTTGTTCTGCTTTTATAAAGGTGAGTTTGTCGTAGGATGTTAAGAGAAGACATAAATCTTGTTAcgtttttacttttaattttatttctagtAATGATAAATCAGTTAGTAATAATGTGATTTCGCAGCTGTCTGGAGGATGAGAAGATGGGTGCGATTAGAAACTCTCAGTTGCTTCATCATCAGAAACAAGGTTTTGGCGGTGCTGAACTCTGATTCCCAAAAATGACATCTACATCTTGGCATCGACTCATTATCATAATTCTCaatgatagatatataaaaataaataagagctGCTTCAtggactcgtttgtttttattagCCTCTTTGGCCAGCATGTGGAATCTttatgttgcatttttttttttttttttttacttaattctTTGGATGGTCTGGAAGAGAAGCATCTCATAAGCCTCCAATTGATTATTGcttaaagaaataagaaaaaacaaagctagtgatttttttaattgccTTTAACTGCTCCAGTCACTTTCATGGATGGAGGTGGCCACCAGACcagaggaggaggaggcagCAATGTGTACGTAGGGCTTGATCTTTAAAATAAACTTTGTTAATTGAGACTTGTCTACAACCATGCCACGCCAATTAAGCATTATGCCCACCACCCTGCGTGCCTAAAACAAAAGTGTTCATGCACTAATTaactgttttctttttataggaCATGACATGTTATCACCattcacaattattttcatcGGATGGATGTATTATTGTGATGACTTTTGGCTTTCTTCTTCTACTACTTCATGCATATGCAGTTTACACCATTTCAATCCCTCTTTACGCATGCAGCAAAAGTAATATGCTTTAGTTACCAGGAAGCATAAGTAAACAACTGGGAAAAGAGAAGAGACAAGAAACTACCTATAACATAAAATGCTCCATTGTACAGAATGATCTTCGAGACCAGAGAATTGCCTACAGCTTAGGAAAGGACGTAGTTGAGGTCAGacagaaatataaaatatatcaataggCATATCAACTCATTTCCATAttactttctttaaaaattgaTAGCAACAACACCAAAAAGAAACTTGCCATTAGAAATTTTATTCCTTGTCAATTTGGACGACTAAATTCAtcacatttaaaatcactttggGCTACTACACACCACAATGAATCATAAAACTATGGACGGCTTTGAGACTGATTACACAAAAATCCTATATTAACCACACTAAAACCAACAGTCTACCAAGAAACGAAAAGGGAAATGAGACACCACAAAAATAGGTGTGATTTGGAAGAATTACTGAATACAGGAATTGAACTTGAATATGAATGGTATTTGGACGAGAGCGGAGACTTGTACACTCTGTGTGGGAGTCAGGGTGCATATTCAGTCTCGAGGACTGGTTGTGTTCGAGTCACTGTTGCAGCAGGGGCTTTCGTATTCCCAACCGTGGTCATATGCAAGGCTTCTCCAACATCTGCAGCCCTCTCCATCTGTTGCACTTTCTTCCGGTGCTTGAACTTCTGCACCCACAGAACCAGGAATGTCAATAACATCAACAGTGCAAGTCCACCTAGCACGGAGCCAACAATTATCCCAACTTTCGAATTACTTTTCTTTCCTTCACCACCCGATCTTGGACCTGCATTTGGAACTTCGGCACTTGGTGTAGGAGAGATTGGTGGTGGAGCAACAGACTCGACCACAATAGAGAAATGACCCTGGTGAATTGTTGAACATTTATAATCAGGCGACACGTTGCTGAAACTGTGTTGACCAGACAAATCAAACTGAACACATTTTGCTACAGCCCCATCAGGGGCTGATTTCACATCCAAAAATGTAATTGATATGGGATCTCCAGTCGCCGTAATGTTCAATTCTGGTAAATCTGTAGCTGACAAGTTTGAAGCACTATAAGCAAGCAGACCCAGCACTGGAGTTAAGTAAGTGTAACCAGATAACTGGTAATACGTCGAAGACCAATTGCCCAAGTTTTGGTAGACCAAAATAAGCCTCTTGACATATGGTTGCTCGCTAACTCCAGTGGGAATATGGAACTCTTTGTAACTATCAACACCTTTTCTAAATAGGCTACCGCTCCTCAGCCTCAGTGCTTCAATCTTGATCCCAGTCAAATTCGAGGGAACATCCCCATTATAGGGAGTGCCAGTCTTTGGACGAACTAATTCAACAAAAGCCCTGTAAGCGTAGTCTTGGAGCAGTGCATCCAGAGCACGAGCAGGGCTTAAGGAAGACCCATTAGTGGATTGAGCCCTCAGGGCCGGCAGGCAGAAGAACCACATCAGTAGAATAATCATCGAGAGACTCCGGAGAAGAAGCCCCATCGATGCTTTGGAATATTTGACAGATTCAGCTCAATGAACTGACGATTCGAGCTTGTAAAATCCCAGAGGGTACCCAAATGGTCAACAACAAAAGCTATATTTAATCCCTCAGATCAATAGAATAATAACGGAAACATGCAAATTTGTGCAAAGAAGCTTCAAATTGCATAATTGG
This window harbors:
- the LOC121265286 gene encoding uncharacterized protein LOC121265286 gives rise to the protein MGLLLRSLSMIILLMWFFCLPALRAQSTNGSSLSPARALDALLQDYAYRAFVELVRPKTGTPYNGDVPSNLTGIKIEALRLRSGSLFRKGVDSYKEFHIPTGVSEQPYVKRLILVYQNLGNWSSTYYQLSGYTYLTPVLGLLAYSASNLSATDLPELNITATGDPISITFLDVKSAPDGAVAKCVQFDLSGQHSFSNVSPDYKCSTIHQGHFSIVVESVAPPPISPTPSAEVPNAGPRSGGEGKKSNSKVGIIVGSVLGGLALLMLLTFLVLWVQKFKHRKKVQQMERAADVGEALHMTTVGNTKAPAATVTRTQPVLETEYAP